One window of the Natrinema sp. CBA1119 genome contains the following:
- a CDS encoding hydroxyacid-oxoacid transhydrogenase yields the protein MSYDRSVSASPHELTPETVWHVQMPQIRVGRGAVRELGFQLADLGVDGDARGLIVTDETLAEIGHAGRVADHVEDGGFDVDIYDDSEREPSIEAVEDCISFVREEMGEDGYDFYVGLGGGSCLDTAKTTRAVVANGGEILDYVAEPTGSGEDLTDSGPPLVLLPTTAGTGSEISPVAILSVAEKDIKEGISSNNVRADAAVLDPTLTTSLPPDLTAKTAMDALGHAIEGYTTHRYDELLRPEEPANRPVYAGRTGFTELFSEKAIDLLSSNVRRAVNNGDDLEAREAMLKGALYGAIAGLTAGASLCHAMAYPVGNKYHTYHGETIAALTPASTLGYNVASDPDRFAAIAEMLGANTDGLGTRAAADRAREEFVALQRDLTVLPSGLHELAGVTEDEIDWLAEQTVDTQQRLLRCNPRPVAKDDVAEIFRDSLHNWE from the coding sequence GTGAGCTACGACCGGTCGGTCTCCGCCAGCCCGCACGAACTCACGCCGGAGACCGTCTGGCACGTCCAGATGCCACAGATTCGCGTCGGCCGCGGCGCGGTCAGGGAACTCGGATTCCAGCTCGCGGACCTGGGCGTCGACGGGGACGCGCGCGGACTGATCGTGACCGACGAAACCCTCGCCGAGATCGGCCACGCGGGGCGAGTCGCCGACCACGTCGAGGACGGGGGGTTCGACGTCGATATCTACGACGACTCGGAACGCGAACCCTCGATCGAAGCCGTCGAGGACTGCATCTCGTTCGTCCGCGAGGAGATGGGCGAAGACGGCTACGACTTCTACGTTGGGCTCGGTGGCGGAAGCTGTCTCGACACCGCGAAGACGACGCGCGCGGTCGTCGCTAACGGCGGCGAGATCCTCGATTACGTGGCCGAGCCGACCGGCTCCGGCGAGGACTTGACGGATTCGGGCCCGCCTCTCGTCTTACTCCCGACGACGGCGGGGACAGGGTCGGAAATCTCGCCGGTCGCGATCCTCTCCGTCGCCGAGAAAGACATCAAAGAAGGAATATCGAGCAACAACGTGCGGGCCGACGCGGCGGTGCTCGATCCGACGCTGACCACGTCGCTTCCACCGGACCTCACCGCGAAGACGGCGATGGACGCGCTCGGTCACGCCATCGAGGGGTACACGACTCATCGATACGACGAGCTACTTCGTCCCGAGGAGCCCGCGAATCGCCCGGTGTATGCCGGCCGAACCGGGTTCACCGAACTGTTCAGCGAGAAGGCGATCGACCTCCTCTCGAGCAACGTGCGACGGGCGGTCAACAACGGCGACGACCTCGAGGCTCGCGAGGCGATGTTGAAGGGCGCGCTGTACGGTGCGATCGCCGGGTTGACGGCCGGCGCGAGCCTCTGCCACGCGATGGCGTATCCGGTGGGGAACAAGTACCACACGTACCACGGGGAGACCATCGCCGCCCTCACGCCGGCGAGTACGCTCGGATACAACGTCGCAAGCGATCCCGACCGCTTCGCGGCCATCGCGGAGATGCTCGGCGCGAATACGGACGGGTTGGGCACCCGCGCGGCCGCCGATCGCGCCCGCGAGGAGTTCGTCGCCCTCCAGCGGGATCTGACCGTCCTGCCGAGCGGCCTCCACGAACTCGCCGGCGTCACCGAAGACGAGATCGACTGGCTGGCCGAGCAGACGGTCGACACCCAGCAACGGCTGCTTCGGTGTAACCCGCGTCCGGTGGCGAAAGACGACGTCGCGGAAATCTTCCGCGA
- a CDS encoding N-acyl homoserine lactonase family protein, with amino-acid sequence MVDANIHVLDRGSLDVDMNYMMEGHVLGTHDKPNPDIDYGEIPVWSLVIDHPEGTILWDTGSHHDALEGHWPEGLLQAFYPYDAHEHRLDDDLNEAGFGIDDIDYVFQTHLHLDHAGGLEFFDGTDIPVFVHEKELKYAYYSAKTDEGSGAYILEDFDHDLNWHVLHQDRERHFEDLAFVRFPGHTPGLTGTTIHLDGEGTIVFTGDQVYMADNFEAEIPLGANLLWGKTEWFDSLRRIQELERRHDAEIVYGHDPEQFEAMQPGWGL; translated from the coding sequence ATGGTAGACGCTAACATCCACGTGCTCGATCGCGGCAGTCTCGACGTCGACATGAACTACATGATGGAGGGCCACGTGCTCGGCACGCACGACAAGCCGAATCCCGACATCGACTACGGCGAGATCCCGGTCTGGAGCCTCGTCATCGATCACCCCGAGGGGACGATCCTCTGGGACACCGGCTCCCATCACGACGCGCTCGAGGGGCACTGGCCCGAAGGGTTGTTACAGGCGTTTTATCCCTACGACGCCCACGAGCATCGCCTCGACGACGACCTGAACGAGGCCGGGTTCGGAATCGACGACATCGATTACGTTTTCCAGACCCACCTGCATCTCGACCACGCCGGCGGACTGGAGTTCTTCGACGGGACGGACATCCCGGTCTTTGTCCACGAGAAGGAACTCAAGTACGCCTACTACAGCGCCAAGACCGACGAGGGCAGCGGCGCGTACATCCTCGAGGACTTCGATCACGACCTGAACTGGCACGTGCTACATCAGGACCGCGAGCGACACTTCGAGGATCTGGCGTTCGTCCGCTTCCCGGGGCACACCCCCGGACTCACCGGGACGACGATCCACCTCGACGGCGAGGGGACGATCGTGTTCACCGGCGACCAGGTCTACATGGCCGACAACTTCGAGGCAGAGATCCCGCTCGGAGCGAACCTCCTCTGGGGGAAGACCGAGTGGTTCGACAGCCTCCGTCGGATCCAGGAACTCGAGCGGCGTCACGACGCAGAGATCGTTTACGGACACGATCCCGAACAGTTCGAGGCCATGCAGCCGGGGTGGGGGCTGTGA
- a CDS encoding DUF5805 domain-containing protein, whose product MSDSGDTSRKSVKTYVPAYQKSEWQSHADDLDMSQSEFVRTMVQAGRKGFETGSAEPDSPDPDPGGNALETQILKLLSADTYSWDELLEAVSNDIESRLDETLEELQSNNRIRYSGRHGGYTTVDGGGDGD is encoded by the coding sequence ATGAGCGATTCAGGAGATACTTCTCGAAAATCTGTCAAGACCTACGTCCCAGCCTACCAAAAATCGGAGTGGCAATCCCACGCCGACGATCTCGATATGAGTCAGAGCGAGTTCGTCCGAACGATGGTTCAGGCGGGACGAAAAGGGTTCGAAACCGGCTCTGCGGAACCCGATTCTCCGGACCCAGACCCTGGGGGTAACGCCCTCGAAACGCAGATCCTCAAACTCCTCTCTGCTGACACGTATTCGTGGGACGAACTGCTCGAGGCGGTCTCCAACGACATCGAGTCGCGACTGGACGAGACGCTCGAGGAACTGCAATCGAACAATCGGATTCGATACAGCGGACGCCACGGGGGGTACACGACCGTCGACGGTGGTGGCGATGGCGACTGA
- a CDS encoding tyrosine-type recombinase/integrase: protein MATEPTGDAPADVTEPIAYFLDDQRYHGKSERTLEAYERVLRRFETFLSDRFDVEAVGNAQRRECMAWIHSLRDEFEDSTIASYASYLNRFYDYMVRVGVFDDNPMALVIEEMPESIDTNPTRRDISVGEMQSFVGTIAHPLERAVIVTLLKTGMRVGECCNLDLRDLHLELPELDLAWEPRVGLERRPSSVFVSSEPARGTAVNGEERTASNKRKRETVVPVDDELRAALLEWLAIRPDAISSARPLFIDTGSSWGERLTPSDVRYIVEKHAREYGWYRTGGGTGENVTPHYFRHFFTTHLRDRTGDRGIVQYLRGDVAGDVIDTYTHNWGDRVRETYLESIYSVTR from the coding sequence ATGGCGACTGAACCCACCGGCGACGCGCCGGCAGATGTGACGGAACCGATCGCGTACTTCCTCGACGACCAGCGCTATCACGGCAAGAGCGAACGGACGCTCGAGGCCTACGAGCGGGTGCTTCGCCGGTTCGAGACGTTTCTCTCCGATCGCTTCGACGTCGAAGCGGTCGGGAACGCCCAGCGTCGGGAGTGTATGGCCTGGATTCACTCGCTACGCGACGAGTTCGAAGACAGCACAATCGCGTCGTATGCGTCCTATCTCAATCGATTCTACGACTACATGGTCCGCGTCGGTGTCTTCGACGACAATCCGATGGCGCTCGTCATAGAGGAGATGCCCGAATCGATCGATACGAACCCGACGAGACGCGATATCTCGGTGGGCGAAATGCAGTCGTTCGTCGGAACGATCGCTCATCCCCTCGAGCGGGCCGTCATCGTCACCCTCCTCAAGACGGGGATGCGTGTCGGCGAGTGCTGTAATCTCGATCTACGGGACCTACACCTCGAGCTGCCGGAACTCGACCTCGCATGGGAGCCCCGCGTCGGCCTCGAACGGCGACCCTCGTCGGTGTTCGTCTCGTCCGAGCCGGCCCGCGGAACGGCCGTCAACGGCGAGGAACGGACGGCCTCGAACAAGCGAAAGCGGGAGACGGTCGTCCCCGTGGACGACGAGCTTCGAGCGGCGTTACTCGAGTGGCTGGCCATCCGCCCCGACGCGATCTCGTCGGCACGGCCGCTCTTCATCGATACCGGGTCGTCCTGGGGCGAACGGCTAACACCGTCGGACGTCCGCTATATCGTCGAGAAACACGCTCGTGAGTACGGCTGGTACCGGACCGGCGGCGGCACAGGAGAGAACGTCACGCCACACTACTTTCGGCACTTCTTCACCACGCATCTGCGGGATCGCACCGGTGATCGGGGAATCGTCCAGTACCTCCGCGGCGACGTCGCCGGCGACGTGATTGATACCTACACCCACAACTGGGGCGACCGCGTCCGTGAGACCTACCTCGAGTCGATTTACTCCGTCACCCGGTGA